In [Leptolyngbya] sp. PCC 7376, a genomic segment contains:
- a CDS encoding DUF3488 and DUF4129 domain-containing transglutaminase family protein — MTANPTPSQKKPPASKIFARIRNLPKPTPEESKILRILVQVLVIIGIIATDVASEWSLRWFNLPVSIFAVPLTIAAGLWSWKSRKDSNIGVKFLIAIGMLAMLLLFFRNLYANFNDTRLVLAELLIQLQILHGFDMPRRKDLGYSMVIGLILIGVAGTVSQSLVFSPFLLLFLAIALPVLVLDYRSRLGLESLDQLLWKRRSSQRSIRKNLLQYSPLSPKRLGAILGIVLVLGMGIFAIMPRFPGYQLSTLPVSLPSDAPANQRFNNSNRSLANPGYERRGNDENGGTGGERFSDGNAGGGDEDGEGRGGQGEGSPLEGQGQIDKTDYYGFNDKINQNLRGEMEKSLVMRVRSQAPGFWRVMAFDHYTGQGWEVTNPDQLSLTERSRWGGRFFLSPFIPPTVQTKKIIQSYTAVKSLPNIVPAMTYPSELYFPTQEIGRDRLGNLRSPLGLLEGLTYTVVSEVPYRDRAKLAISGSEYPEQIRDKYLQVPPELEEKVREVAEDILSRSNSEIASPYEKALYLTQGLKQRFPTAQEIPFFEDGEDLVESFLFKYQGGYADHYATVLTIMLRSIGIPARFATGFGEGDFNPFTGYYLVHNTDAHALTEAYFAGQGWFSFDPLPGHEIVPTSFEDSGAFNVVTWFWEWVASWLPPPILAFFEGLWTTSLEIVGYVIIRVWQFISGSIVGAVVGAIAASFAGMGIWFMFRQIRGWLKRRKFARLPQMEQLYQQMLAQLKLKGHNKKDSQTPSEFVARLENKYQPEAVGIISEITQAYLNWRYGGQAANTEYLQTKLNLLQKHLKRLKA, encoded by the coding sequence ATGACAGCTAATCCCACACCGTCCCAGAAGAAACCGCCAGCTTCCAAGATATTCGCGCGAATTCGTAATTTACCGAAGCCTACCCCCGAAGAATCGAAAATCCTGCGGATATTAGTGCAGGTGCTGGTCATTATCGGGATTATCGCCACAGATGTTGCTTCAGAATGGTCGTTACGTTGGTTTAATTTGCCTGTCAGTATTTTTGCGGTACCGTTGACGATCGCCGCTGGATTATGGAGTTGGAAAAGTCGTAAGGACTCCAATATTGGCGTTAAATTTCTGATTGCCATTGGGATGTTGGCAATGTTGCTCTTGTTCTTCCGTAATCTCTACGCAAACTTTAATGACACCCGTTTAGTCCTCGCCGAGCTTTTAATTCAGCTACAAATTCTCCATGGTTTTGATATGCCTCGCCGTAAGGATTTGGGCTATTCGATGGTGATTGGTTTGATCCTGATCGGCGTTGCGGGAACTGTCTCCCAATCCTTAGTCTTTTCCCCGTTCTTATTATTATTTTTGGCGATCGCCCTGCCCGTTTTAGTGCTGGATTATCGCTCAAGGTTGGGGCTTGAAAGTTTAGACCAACTTCTCTGGAAACGCAGGAGTAGTCAACGAAGCATTCGCAAAAATCTTTTGCAATATTCACCCTTGTCACCTAAACGCTTAGGTGCAATTTTAGGAATTGTGCTGGTGCTAGGTATGGGGATTTTTGCGATCATGCCGCGCTTTCCTGGCTATCAACTGAGTACATTGCCCGTCAGTTTGCCGAGTGATGCCCCTGCAAATCAAAGGTTTAATAACTCGAATCGAAGTTTGGCGAACCCCGGTTATGAGCGCCGAGGCAACGATGAAAATGGCGGCACTGGCGGCGAGAGATTTAGTGATGGTAATGCTGGCGGTGGCGACGAAGATGGTGAAGGCCGAGGTGGTCAAGGAGAAGGTAGTCCATTAGAAGGCCAAGGCCAAATCGATAAAACTGACTACTACGGTTTTAACGACAAGATTAATCAGAATCTACGTGGCGAGATGGAGAAAAGTCTTGTGATGCGGGTGCGATCGCAGGCACCAGGTTTTTGGCGAGTTATGGCTTTTGATCATTACACCGGGCAAGGTTGGGAAGTTACCAATCCTGATCAACTAAGTCTAACGGAGCGATCGCGCTGGGGAGGACGTTTTTTCTTATCTCCCTTTATTCCACCGACGGTACAAACAAAGAAAATCATTCAAAGTTACACTGCGGTTAAGTCGTTGCCTAATATTGTGCCCGCGATGACTTATCCCTCGGAGCTTTATTTCCCGACCCAAGAAATTGGTCGCGATCGCCTCGGAAATTTACGCTCTCCATTGGGTTTGCTGGAAGGTTTGACCTATACAGTCGTTTCGGAAGTTCCGTATCGCGATCGCGCGAAATTAGCGATCTCTGGTTCAGAATATCCCGAGCAAATCAGAGATAAATATCTGCAAGTCCCACCAGAACTTGAAGAGAAAGTGCGGGAGGTGGCAGAGGATATTTTGTCGCGCTCCAATAGCGAAATTGCATCCCCCTACGAAAAAGCGCTTTATCTGACTCAGGGTCTCAAACAAAGATTTCCGACAGCACAGGAGATTCCCTTTTTCGAGGATGGCGAAGATTTAGTGGAGTCTTTTCTTTTTAAATATCAAGGCGGTTATGCTGACCATTACGCAACGGTTCTCACAATTATGTTGCGGTCAATTGGTATTCCTGCGCGATTTGCGACAGGGTTTGGCGAAGGGGATTTCAATCCATTTACCGGTTATTATCTCGTTCACAATACTGATGCCCATGCGTTGACTGAAGCTTATTTTGCTGGGCAAGGTTGGTTTTCGTTTGATCCGTTGCCCGGTCATGAGATTGTGCCAACTTCCTTTGAAGATTCCGGTGCTTTTAATGTGGTGACATGGTTTTGGGAATGGGTTGCAAGCTGGTTGCCTCCACCAATTTTGGCGTTCTTTGAAGGGCTTTGGACGACAAGCCTTGAGATTGTGGGCTACGTCATTATCCGTGTCTGGCAATTTATCTCTGGCAGTATTGTCGGGGCTGTGGTCGGGGCGATCGCCGCATCATTTGCAGGTATGGGCATCTGGTTTATGTTCCGACAAATTCGTGGCTGGTTAAAACGCCGAAAGTTTGCTCGTTTACCCCAGATGGAACAGCTCTATCAGCAAATGTTGGCTCAGCTCAAACTTAAGGGTCATAACAAAAAAGATAGCCAGACCCCATCCGAATTTGTCGCAAGATTAGAAAACAAGTACCAACCCGAAGCGGTGGGCATCATCTCTGAAATTACTCAGGCTTATCTCAATTGGCGCTATGGCGGACAGGCCGCAAATACAGAATATCTACAAACAAAACTGAATTTGCTCCAGAAGCATCTAAAACGTCTAAAAGCCTGA
- a CDS encoding IS982 family transposase, whose protein sequence is MLSLDALFCDVDDFCQVFEPQWHQELLSSCKRYRHRSRSLSLSEVMTILIAFHQSHYRNFKHFYLLMVRHYWQKAFPKAVSYQRFVAWMPSSLVPLCAYLCDCYGDCTGISFIDATSIKVCHNRRIAQHRVFNGHAARGKTSVGWFFGFKLHLVINDRGELLHVQITPGNIDDRKPVVELLRNLFGKVFGDKGYVSQALAQHLKEEHDVMLIAKPRRNMKNHLMLWQDTFIARKRALIETVIDQLKNISQIEHSRHRSPANFCVNLLCGLIAYCHQPKKPSLQLN, encoded by the coding sequence ATGCTTAGTTTAGACGCTTTATTTTGTGACGTTGACGATTTCTGCCAGGTCTTTGAACCTCAGTGGCATCAAGAATTACTTAGCTCTTGCAAAAGGTATCGTCACCGTTCTAGAAGCCTAAGCTTGAGTGAGGTGATGACGATACTGATTGCATTTCATCAATCTCACTATCGTAATTTCAAGCATTTCTATCTCCTGATGGTGCGACACTATTGGCAAAAAGCCTTTCCCAAAGCAGTGAGTTATCAACGCTTTGTGGCATGGATGCCCTCCAGCTTAGTGCCTCTATGTGCCTATTTATGTGACTGTTATGGAGATTGCACAGGCATTAGTTTCATTGATGCCACCAGTATCAAAGTTTGTCACAATCGCCGTATTGCCCAACATCGAGTCTTTAACGGTCATGCCGCTAGAGGTAAAACCTCTGTTGGGTGGTTCTTTGGCTTCAAACTCCATCTGGTCATTAATGACCGAGGAGAATTACTTCATGTACAAATCACTCCTGGCAATATTGATGACAGAAAGCCTGTCGTTGAACTGTTACGGAATTTATTCGGCAAAGTTTTTGGAGATAAGGGCTATGTGTCCCAAGCTCTGGCACAACATCTCAAAGAAGAACATGATGTGATGTTAATTGCTAAACCTCGCCGCAATATGAAGAATCACTTGATGCTCTGGCAAGATACATTCATCGCTCGTAAACGAGCTTTGATTGAAACCGTGATTGACCAACTGAAGAACATTTCTCAGATTGAGCACTCTAGACATCGTAGTCCAGCGAACTTCTGTGTCAATTTGCTGTGTGGCTTGATTGCCTATTGTCATCAGCCTAAGAAACCTTCTCTCCAACTCAATTAG
- a CDS encoding IS630 family transposase: MQQARYDFWQKMQATLAKNLIFIDESGVNLAMTRLRARSEKGKRAYSPKSSKRGKNVSLIGALGFKGMVANYHLLGSTDGLTFEAFISQKLIPNLWAGACVVMDNCSIHLGESVRTMIEAVGAKLIYLPPYSPDFSPIENCWSKLKSTLKSIGARTYLALDKAIEVAFSKITLDDIRCWFTHCCYCTSLD, encoded by the coding sequence GTGCAACAAGCCAGATATGATTTTTGGCAGAAAATGCAAGCGACTCTAGCGAAAAACTTGATTTTTATCGATGAATCGGGCGTGAACTTAGCCATGACAAGACTGAGGGCACGTTCTGAGAAAGGGAAACGAGCTTATAGTCCGAAATCCAGTAAACGAGGCAAGAATGTTTCTTTGATTGGAGCATTAGGCTTCAAGGGAATGGTCGCTAATTATCATCTGCTGGGGAGTACGGATGGATTAACCTTTGAAGCATTCATCAGCCAGAAGTTAATACCAAACTTATGGGCGGGAGCATGTGTGGTGATGGATAACTGTTCGATTCATTTAGGAGAGTCAGTACGCACAATGATTGAGGCCGTGGGAGCTAAGTTGATTTACCTTCCTCCCTATTCTCCAGATTTTTCACCCATTGAAAATTGCTGGTCAAAGTTGAAAAGTACCTTGAAAAGTATCGGGGCAAGAACTTATCTAGCTCTAGACAAGGCAATTGAGGTAGCTTTTTCCAAGATTACCCTTGATGATATTCGATGCTGGTTTACACATTGCTGCTATTGCACCTCACTCGACTAG
- the psbU gene encoding photosystem II complex extrinsic protein PsbU: protein MSRIVSAVMGFVLMIGCVFFAAQPQAQAVDLSNGFVSAAVLGERVNAADKVLESEYGQKLDLNNANVRLFRELRGFYPTLAKLIVKYGPYENVQDVLDIPGLSERQIAKLEANLDRFTVTPPSDVFLEGQERLNNGNY from the coding sequence ATGAGTAGAATTGTGAGTGCAGTAATGGGGTTTGTCCTCATGATCGGCTGTGTATTTTTCGCGGCTCAGCCCCAAGCTCAAGCTGTCGATTTGAGCAATGGTTTCGTTTCAGCGGCAGTACTCGGTGAACGTGTTAACGCAGCCGATAAAGTACTCGAAAGTGAGTATGGCCAGAAACTTGACCTCAACAACGCAAATGTTAGATTGTTTCGCGAACTCCGAGGTTTTTACCCCACCCTCGCCAAACTTATTGTTAAGTATGGTCCCTACGAAAACGTTCAAGATGTTCTCGATATCCCTGGTTTGAGCGAGAGACAGATTGCAAAGCTCGAAGCAAATCTCGACCGTTTCACCGTTACACCTCCCTCTGATGTATTCCTTGAGGGCCAAGAGCGTTTAAACAACGGTAACTACTAA
- a CDS encoding peroxiredoxin, with the protein MSLRLGDVAPNFTQDSTEGELNFYDWTGDSWVVLFSHPADFTPVCTTELGEVARLKGEFAKRNAKVIALSVDDTESHNGWVGDITETQGCAVNYPILSDADKKVATLYDMIHPNANPKVTVRTVFVIDPQHKVRLTITYPPATGRNFQEILRVLDSLQLTDDYSVATPVNWKDGEDVVVSPAISTEDAKAKFPKGVKEIKPYLRMTPQPNK; encoded by the coding sequence ATGTCTCTTCGACTAGGCGATGTTGCGCCCAACTTTACCCAAGACTCCACCGAAGGAGAGCTGAATTTTTACGACTGGACAGGTGATAGCTGGGTTGTGTTGTTCTCTCACCCAGCGGATTTTACGCCTGTTTGCACAACTGAACTCGGTGAAGTTGCTCGCCTCAAAGGTGAATTTGCTAAGCGCAATGCAAAGGTCATTGCCCTCAGCGTTGATGATACGGAGTCCCATAATGGCTGGGTTGGTGATATTACTGAAACCCAAGGCTGTGCGGTAAATTACCCAATTTTGTCTGATGCAGACAAGAAAGTGGCAACGCTCTACGACATGATTCATCCCAACGCGAATCCGAAGGTGACTGTCCGTACTGTATTTGTGATCGATCCTCAGCACAAAGTTCGATTGACGATTACTTATCCACCTGCGACTGGTCGTAATTTCCAAGAGATTTTGCGGGTGCTCGATTCTCTCCAATTGACGGATGATTATAGTGTGGCAACGCCTGTGAATTGGAAAGATGGCGAGGATGTTGTTGTTTCTCCCGCAATTTCCACTGAGGATGCGAAAGCGAAATTCCCGAAAGGGGTCAAGGAAATTAAGCCTTATCTTCGGATGACTCCCCAGCCGAATAAGTAA
- a CDS encoding IS1 family transposase (programmed frameshift): protein MLTCPQCQSPSTIKYGHTHSGKQRYRCHECGRQFVEHPAHPPIATDTRQLIDRLLLERLSLAGITRATGVSLRWLQYYVNAKLETVPHELPVTPKKRGQLTIEMDELWSFVGSKGEKAWIWLALDRDTREVVGYAIGDRSQKTAKQLWDSLPPVYRQCALVYTDYWDAYGCVLPSKRHRVVGKETGQTNHIERFNNTLRQRTSRLVRQALSFSKKWENHIGAVVYFLRHYNLSLQL, encoded by the exons GTGCTCACTTGCCCTCAATGTCAGTCTCCCAGCACCATTAAATATGGTCACACCCATTCGGGAAAGCAGCGCTATCGTTGCCATGAATGTGGTCGCCAGTTTGTGGAACATCCTGCCCACCCTCCCATTGCAACTGACACTCGTCAATTGATTGACCGTCTCCTATTAGAACGTCTCTCTCTCGCTGGTATCACTCGTGCCACAGGGGTCTCTCTGCGCTGGCTACAGTACTATGTCAATGCCAAATTAGAGACTGTGCCTCACGAGTTACCTGTGACTC CAAAAAAAAGAGGGCAACTGACCATCGAAATGGATGAATTGTGGTCTTTTGTCGGTAGTAAAGGTGAGAAAGCATGGATTTGGCTGGCTCTTGACCGAGACACCCGAGAGGTGGTGGGATATGCCATCGGAGACCGTAGTCAAAAGACTGCGAAACAATTATGGGATTCTCTGCCTCCTGTGTATCGTCAGTGTGCGCTGGTCTACACCGATTATTGGGATGCCTATGGCTGTGTCTTACCGAGTAAACGTCATCGAGTTGTGGGCAAGGAGACTGGACAAACAAATCATATTGAGAGATTCAACAACACTCTACGTCAGAGAACGTCCCGCTTAGTCCGTCAGGCACTTTCCTTCTCGAAGAAGTGGGAAAACCACATTGGAGCAGTGGTCTATTTTCTCAGACACTATAATCTCTCTCTTCAGTTATGA
- a CDS encoding type II secretion system F family protein, whose protein sequence is MDEQRQAVFFRELAATLKAGVGLGQAVRLSSLSAKGKRREQWQRIALKLDRGASLHSSLRSMTKEFSPWAIAVVGMAEKSGALAIACEDLAETLLEMSARRRLIRGMVLRLFRMLWSWAMVIFLLLGGVVTGIQFWFVATFVALGLVGFIYAAIHWQPLGDRLRSLPPFKNLYALQTLIHLGYLQLPLDCGVSLGTALTWLKRDFPDPGLKQILQRVEPQVRRGKPLSELIHPHVSLMVAQMIRTGEEAGTLPQSFKQIRQYHQRDLRRSIQLLNLQVLFISLMSFGFFVFLVGAQILNLLVNTAPTA, encoded by the coding sequence ATGGATGAGCAACGACAAGCCGTTTTTTTTCGGGAATTAGCGGCAACCTTAAAAGCTGGGGTTGGCTTGGGTCAAGCTGTTCGGCTCTCATCTCTTAGTGCTAAAGGGAAGCGTCGGGAACAGTGGCAACGGATTGCGTTGAAGTTAGATCGTGGCGCAAGTCTGCACTCGAGTTTACGCTCGATGACTAAAGAGTTTTCACCCTGGGCTATTGCTGTGGTGGGCATGGCAGAAAAAAGCGGTGCTCTGGCGATCGCCTGTGAAGATTTAGCAGAAACATTGCTGGAAATGTCTGCGCGCCGCCGTTTGATTCGTGGCATGGTGTTGCGATTGTTTCGGATGCTGTGGTCTTGGGCAATGGTGATTTTTTTGCTGCTGGGCGGTGTGGTTACTGGTATTCAGTTTTGGTTCGTGGCAACGTTTGTAGCCTTGGGACTAGTCGGGTTTATCTATGCCGCAATTCATTGGCAACCTTTGGGCGATCGCCTGCGTTCCCTTCCTCCTTTTAAGAACTTATATGCCCTACAAACCCTCATTCACCTAGGCTATCTGCAACTGCCCCTTGATTGTGGTGTGTCTTTAGGCACTGCCCTTACTTGGCTTAAACGGGATTTCCCTGACCCTGGCCTCAAACAAATTTTGCAGCGTGTTGAACCCCAAGTCCGCCGTGGAAAACCCCTGTCGGAGCTCATTCACCCCCATGTCTCGCTCATGGTGGCGCAGATGATTCGCACTGGTGAGGAAGCCGGTACATTACCCCAGAGCTTCAAACAGATTCGGCAGTACCATCAACGAGATTTACGCCGCTCTATTCAGCTCCTCAATCTGCAAGTTTTGTTTATTAGTTTGATGAGTTTTGGTTTTTTCGTATTTTTGGTGGGGGCGCAGATTTTAAATTTACTGGTGAATACTGCACCGACAGCTTGA
- a CDS encoding IS982 family transposase: MTSLEPLFCSIDDFCQVFEPQWQQQLLASKQRRRRRPRSLSLSEIMTILIAFHQSHYRNFKYFYLINVRHHWRRAFPRAVSDQRFVEWMPSTLVPLCVYLQHCYGQCTGISFIDATSIKVCHNRRIAQHRVFNGHAARGKTSVGWFFGFKLHLVINDRGELLHVQITPGNIDDRKPVVELLRNLFGKVFGDKGYVSQALAQHLKEEHDVMLIAKPRRNMENRLMLWQDKFIARKRALIETVIDQLKNISQIEHSRHRSPANFCVNLLCGLIAYCHQPKKPSLQLN; the protein is encoded by the coding sequence ATGACCAGTCTAGAACCTTTGTTTTGTTCCATTGATGATTTCTGCCAAGTCTTTGAACCTCAATGGCAACAACAATTACTGGCCTCGAAACAACGGCGGCGACGTCGCCCTAGAAGCCTTAGTCTCAGCGAGATAATGACGATATTGATTGCATTTCATCAATCTCACTATCGTAACTTCAAGTATTTCTATCTCATCAATGTGCGTCATCACTGGCGAAGAGCTTTTCCCAGAGCCGTGAGTGACCAACGTTTTGTGGAGTGGATGCCTTCGACGTTAGTACCTCTATGTGTCTACCTACAGCACTGTTATGGTCAATGCACAGGTATTAGTTTCATTGATGCCACCAGTATCAAAGTTTGTCACAATCGCCGTATTGCCCAACATCGAGTCTTTAACGGTCATGCCGCTAGAGGTAAAACCTCTGTTGGATGGTTCTTTGGCTTCAAACTCCATCTGGTCATTAATGATCGGGGAGAATTACTTCATGTACAAATCACTCCTGGCAATATTGATGACAGAAAGCCTGTCGTTGAACTGTTACGGAATTTATTCGGCAAAGTCTTTGGAGATAAGGGCTATGTGTCCCAAGCTCTGGCACAACATCTCAAAGAAGAACATGATGTGATGTTAATTGCTAAACCTCGCCGCAATATGGAGAATCGCTTGATGCTCTGGCAAGATAAATTCATCGCTCGTAAACGAGCTTTGATTGAAACCGTGATTGACCAACTGAAGAACATTTCTCAGATTGAGCACTCTAGACATCGTAGTCCAGCGAACTTCTGTGTCAATTTGCTGTGTGGCTTGATTGCCTATTGTCATCAGCCTAAGAAACCTTCTCTCCAACTCAATTAG
- the murF gene encoding UDP-N-acetylmuramoyl-tripeptide--D-alanyl-D-alanine ligase, whose protein sequence is MGISLDLSLLTEILGQNLRRSPAGEVSGEVRHISTDTREIGKGDIFVALVGERFDGHDYVTKAVASGAIAVITSHEIDIDVPQWIVDDTLRAYQDIGYWWRKQVDIPIIAITGSVGKTSTKELIAGVLATQGNVLKTEANFNNEIGVPKTLLNLTSDHDFAVIEMAMRGKGEIARLAEIAVPTIGIITNVGTAHIGRLGSRQAIAEAKCELLEFMPDTGVAILNGDDERLMTTAQTVWPGHTLSYGLEKGELHGEYDAGQVTVATQTFPVPLAGKHNALNYLAALGVMQVLNLGWEQLEQGVSLSMPKGRSQQIQLPNDILLFDETYNAGVESMLAALDLLKSAKGDRRIAVLGTMKELGEFAAELHSKVGSRVEALHLDQLFVLADEPVAEAIATAAPSIPSQCFTDHTSLISHLKQELKGGDRVLFKASNSVGLSRVVQALQQG, encoded by the coding sequence ATGGGTATTTCGCTGGATTTGTCGCTATTAACGGAGATCTTGGGGCAAAATCTGCGGCGATCGCCAGCAGGAGAAGTTAGCGGCGAAGTACGACATATTTCTACTGATACGCGAGAAATCGGGAAAGGGGATATTTTTGTCGCCCTCGTTGGAGAACGATTCGATGGTCATGATTATGTGACAAAAGCTGTCGCTTCTGGGGCGATCGCTGTCATTACAAGCCATGAAATAGATATCGATGTCCCTCAATGGATTGTGGACGATACATTACGGGCATACCAAGATATCGGTTATTGGTGGCGTAAGCAGGTAGATATTCCGATTATTGCGATCACAGGTTCGGTCGGCAAAACCAGCACAAAAGAATTAATCGCGGGTGTTTTGGCGACTCAGGGTAATGTCCTAAAAACTGAAGCAAATTTTAATAATGAAATCGGTGTTCCGAAAACATTACTTAACCTAACGTCGGATCATGATTTTGCCGTAATTGAAATGGCGATGCGGGGCAAAGGCGAAATTGCGCGTTTAGCAGAGATTGCAGTGCCGACGATTGGGATAATTACCAATGTGGGGACGGCGCATATTGGCCGTCTGGGATCTCGACAGGCGATCGCCGAAGCAAAGTGTGAGCTTTTAGAGTTTATGCCCGATACCGGAGTCGCAATCCTCAATGGTGATGATGAACGGTTAATGACAACAGCACAAACAGTTTGGCCTGGTCACACTCTCAGTTATGGCTTAGAAAAGGGTGAACTCCACGGAGAATATGATGCGGGACAAGTGACGGTTGCGACTCAAACGTTTCCTGTGCCATTAGCGGGTAAACACAATGCTTTAAATTATTTGGCAGCGCTTGGAGTGATGCAGGTGCTCAATCTCGGTTGGGAGCAACTCGAACAGGGCGTGAGTCTCTCGATGCCGAAGGGGCGATCACAGCAAATCCAGTTACCGAATGACATTTTGCTCTTTGACGAAACTTACAATGCAGGCGTCGAATCGATGTTGGCAGCTCTAGATCTACTTAAAAGCGCAAAGGGCGATCGCCGGATTGCCGTGCTCGGCACAATGAAAGAGTTGGGGGAATTTGCAGCCGAACTTCACAGCAAAGTGGGGTCTAGGGTTGAAGCGTTACATCTCGATCAATTATTTGTTTTGGCCGATGAACCAGTAGCAGAGGCGATCGCCACAGCAGCTCCTAGTATTCCGAGCCAATGTTTTACCGACCACACATCTTTGATTTCCCACCTCAAACAAGAGCTTAAAGGGGGTGATCGCGTACTGTTCAAAGCCTCCAATTCCGTGGGCTTAAGTCGAGTTGTCCAAGCTTTGCAACAAGGCTAA
- a CDS encoding thylakoid membrane photosystem I accumulation factor — MISARQPIFKRIALSFCIALMTVLSICVSPVWAGMDDDRYDGNIFVLYAGNGSLVPSRLTLKETFDRKIPAMIVFYADDSSDSKRFASTVSEVQAYYEKVISIIPVAIDAIPVKKSYDKNEVGYYYSGKVPQTVILGADGEILFNEAGQSDFNIIDNIFRKIFDLPLREGENLLKPSRAFNEFNSGYEKQ, encoded by the coding sequence ATGATTTCAGCCCGGCAACCTATTTTTAAGCGTATTGCTCTCAGTTTCTGTATTGCGCTTATGACAGTGCTTTCAATTTGCGTTTCCCCCGTCTGGGCGGGCATGGATGATGATCGCTATGATGGCAATATTTTTGTACTATACGCAGGCAATGGTTCTCTTGTACCCTCTCGTCTGACGCTGAAGGAAACCTTTGACCGAAAAATCCCTGCAATGATCGTCTTTTATGCCGACGATAGCAGTGATAGTAAGCGTTTTGCCTCAACTGTTTCCGAGGTTCAAGCCTATTACGAGAAAGTGATCAGCATTATTCCCGTTGCGATCGACGCTATTCCTGTAAAAAAAAGCTACGACAAAAACGAAGTGGGGTACTACTACTCCGGGAAAGTTCCTCAAACCGTTATCCTCGGTGCAGATGGCGAGATCTTATTTAATGAAGCTGGTCAATCCGACTTCAATATCATCGACAATATCTTCCGTAAGATTTTCGATCTGCCTCTCCGCGAAGGCGAAAATCTCCTAAAGCCCAGCCGTGCCTTTAATGAATTTAACTCGGGCTACGAAAAACAATAA
- a CDS encoding transposase produces MTGEEESSILPKAYSLDLRQKIVDAYERGGVSQSSLARQFGVAKSFVQKLLDQKRLTGSIAPKKRSQQTPPKLNEEHQTILRQLLTKKNDATLAELCDEMEKRTGLRVANSTMHRTLRRMGYSLKKNILSRP; encoded by the coding sequence TTGACTGGTGAGGAAGAAAGTAGCATCTTGCCGAAAGCCTACTCATTAGACTTAAGACAGAAAATAGTGGATGCCTACGAAAGGGGTGGTGTGAGTCAAAGTAGTCTTGCCCGACAATTTGGAGTGGCGAAAAGTTTTGTACAAAAGCTCCTCGACCAAAAACGACTGACAGGGTCGATTGCTCCGAAAAAACGAAGCCAACAAACACCTCCCAAATTAAACGAAGAGCATCAAACAATATTGCGCCAGTTGCTCACCAAGAAAAACGATGCGACGCTAGCGGAACTATGTGATGAGATGGAGAAACGCACTGGTCTCCGTGTGGCCAATAGCACCATGCATCGCACCTTAAGAAGAATGGGATATAGCCTCAAAAAAAACATTCTATCCAGACCTTAA
- the lpxC gene encoding UDP-3-O-acyl-N-acetylglucosamine deacetylase — MATTLKTAVTCSGIGLHSGKETTVKLMPCDRLIGRYFVRTDLADQPEIRAQIDAVGQTMLSTELGVGGVTIRTTEHLLAALTGLGVDHARIEISGAELPLLDGSAKDWAAAIASAGIQTISSESSESLVVSEPIWIREGDTFVAALPSEELRFSYGIDFPYKPIGNQWHSWSPVAEPFEQAIAPARTFGFADQIEQLQKAGLIQGGSLENALVCDHEKWINPPLRYDNEPARHKLLDLIGDLSLLGTIPTAHYLAYKASHKLHTQLAKQLAILGNT; from the coding sequence ATGGCAACTACTCTGAAAACGGCAGTGACTTGCTCTGGTATTGGGCTGCATTCTGGCAAAGAAACCACCGTGAAATTGATGCCCTGCGATCGCCTTATTGGCCGCTATTTTGTGCGGACAGATTTAGCAGATCAGCCAGAAATTCGTGCTCAGATTGATGCAGTTGGTCAAACCATGCTTTCAACAGAATTAGGGGTTGGTGGTGTCACAATAAGGACAACGGAACATTTATTGGCAGCCCTAACGGGTTTAGGTGTAGATCATGCCCGCATTGAAATTTCTGGAGCTGAGTTACCGTTACTGGATGGTTCTGCAAAAGACTGGGCAGCGGCGATCGCCTCAGCAGGAATTCAGACTATAAGTTCGGAGTCTAGCGAATCTCTAGTCGTGTCCGAGCCTATTTGGATACGAGAAGGGGATACTTTTGTTGCAGCTTTGCCTTCAGAAGAATTGCGGTTTAGCTATGGTATTGATTTTCCCTATAAGCCCATCGGTAATCAGTGGCATAGTTGGAGTCCAGTAGCAGAACCCTTCGAACAGGCGATCGCCCCTGCCCGCACCTTTGGCTTTGCGGATCAGATTGAGCAACTGCAGAAAGCTGGCTTAATTCAAGGAGGAAGCCTGGAGAATGCCCTCGTGTGCGACCACGAAAAATGGATCAATCCACCTCTCCGCTACGATAATGAACCCGCCCGCCATAAACTTCTCGATTTAATCGGTGATTTGAGTCTATTGGGAACAATTCCTACTGCTCACTATCTTGCCTACAAAGCAAGCCATAAACTTCATACTCAGCTGGCAAAACAACTCGCCATTCTTGGAAACACATAA